From a region of the Fibrobacter sp. UWB2 genome:
- the purF gene encoding amidophosphoribosyltransferase — MLEELHEECGVIGIYNGDNVARNVAMGLYALQHRGQESAGIAVTDGDKIRIRKSMGLVSTLLREHNIDELQGFSGIGHVRYSTTGASTLANAQPILVSCKWGQIAVAHNGNITNANELRAEMEADGHIFQTTSDSEILLHEIARTHADTLGEAIKKAITKFTGSFCLVFISKDTMYVARDGFGFRPLSIARMGKSWCVASETCAFDLLGAHYVRDIQPGEFLTISQNGLHSERFTQKDRLAHCIFEYIYFSRPDSKIFEQSCDKIRRKMGKQLAKECPVDADIVISVPDSATTAALGYAQASGIRFEIGLLRNHYVGRTFIDPTQNVREQKVKLKFNPIVGVLKNKRVCVVEDSIVRGTTLKILSKMLRDAGALEVHIRIASPPVAHPCFFGMDFPSQGELAASSMTPDEIAKMLGVESLGYLSVEGMKECTGEGENYCAACFDNNYPDYIGIDTNKTRCG, encoded by the coding sequence ATGCTCGAAGAATTACATGAAGAATGCGGCGTTATCGGCATCTATAACGGCGATAACGTGGCACGCAACGTCGCTATGGGTCTCTACGCATTACAGCACCGCGGCCAAGAAAGCGCAGGCATTGCTGTTACAGACGGCGATAAAATAAGAATCCGAAAATCCATGGGGCTTGTTTCCACGCTCTTGCGGGAACACAATATCGACGAATTACAAGGTTTTTCTGGCATAGGCCACGTACGTTACAGTACCACAGGCGCATCCACACTCGCAAACGCACAACCGATTCTCGTGAGCTGCAAATGGGGACAAATTGCCGTTGCACACAACGGAAACATCACCAATGCCAACGAGCTTCGCGCCGAAATGGAAGCTGACGGACATATTTTCCAGACAACGTCTGACTCCGAAATCCTCCTCCACGAAATTGCACGTACCCACGCAGATACTTTGGGCGAAGCAATCAAAAAAGCGATTACAAAATTCACAGGAAGTTTTTGCCTAGTCTTTATCAGCAAGGACACCATGTACGTTGCCCGCGATGGCTTCGGTTTCCGCCCGCTCTCCATCGCCCGCATGGGAAAATCCTGGTGCGTCGCTAGTGAGACCTGCGCATTCGACTTGCTCGGCGCCCATTACGTTCGCGACATCCAGCCAGGCGAATTCCTGACAATTTCACAGAACGGGCTCCACTCGGAACGATTCACGCAAAAAGACAGACTCGCACACTGCATTTTCGAATACATCTATTTCAGCCGCCCTGATTCCAAGATTTTCGAACAAAGTTGCGACAAAATCCGCCGCAAGATGGGTAAGCAGCTCGCCAAGGAATGCCCCGTCGATGCAGACATCGTGATTTCCGTGCCCGACAGCGCCACAACAGCAGCGCTCGGCTACGCACAGGCTAGCGGCATCCGATTTGAAATCGGCCTTTTGCGCAATCACTATGTTGGCCGCACATTTATCGATCCCACGCAAAACGTCCGCGAACAAAAAGTCAAGCTCAAGTTCAACCCCATCGTAGGCGTTCTCAAGAACAAGCGCGTATGCGTCGTCGAAGACTCGATCGTTCGCGGCACCACGCTTAAGATTTTGTCCAAAATGCTCCGCGATGCAGGCGCACTCGAAGTCCACATCCGCATTGCATCGCCTCCTGTAGCGCACCCCTGTTTCTTCGGCATGGATTTCCCGAGCCAGGGCGAACTTGCCGCAAGTTCCATGACTCCAGACGAAATTGCCAAAATGCTCGGCGTCGAGAGCCTCGGCTACTTAAGCGTCGAAGGCATGAAGGAATGCACGGGCGAGGGCGAAAATTACTGCGCCGCCTGTTTTGACAACAACTATCCAGACTACATCGGGATTGATACGAACAAGACCCGTTGCGGCTAA
- a CDS encoding ammonium transporter, translated as MNEVATVATVNDAIFMTENIWIMISAMLVFIMGLGFACVEAGLVRAKCSANVAFKNIAVPAIGITMYALLGFGLMYPGTFNGILGFAGFGIGDWANPANFTAAYNGHFTLFTDWLFQAMFAATAATIVSGAVAERVKLNSFLVFTIAYVALVYPVVGSWTWGGGWLSTFGAHGFHDLAGSTLVHSVGGWAALAGVMILGPRIGKYVGGKVHAIPAHNIPLATIGVFMLWFGWWGFNAGSALNGDPKATSWILVTTNLAAVAGIITATLTSWIVSKKPDATMALNGCLAGLVAITAGADVVSPLSSWIIGAIAGVLVVGAVFMFDRLHLDDPVGALSVHLVNGVWGTLAVGIFDITGDYTLGTQAVGVLAYAVPCFAAASLIFFVIKKTMGLRVTEKQEMRGLDQAEHGQEAYSGFQIFSNM; from the coding sequence ATGAACGAAGTAGCAACAGTCGCAACCGTCAACGACGCCATCTTTATGACGGAAAACATTTGGATCATGATCAGCGCCATGTTGGTGTTCATCATGGGTCTCGGATTTGCATGTGTCGAAGCAGGCCTCGTGCGTGCTAAGTGCTCTGCAAACGTCGCCTTCAAAAACATCGCCGTGCCGGCAATCGGTATCACGATGTACGCTCTGCTCGGCTTTGGCCTTATGTACCCGGGCACATTCAACGGAATTCTCGGTTTCGCAGGCTTCGGCATTGGCGACTGGGCAAATCCGGCAAACTTTACCGCCGCTTACAACGGACACTTCACCCTGTTCACGGACTGGCTCTTCCAGGCAATGTTTGCTGCAACCGCCGCAACGATTGTGTCTGGTGCCGTTGCTGAACGTGTGAAGCTCAACTCCTTCCTCGTCTTCACCATCGCCTACGTGGCTCTCGTCTACCCGGTTGTCGGTAGCTGGACATGGGGCGGCGGCTGGCTCTCCACCTTCGGTGCTCACGGTTTCCACGACCTCGCCGGTTCTACCCTCGTCCACTCTGTAGGTGGTTGGGCAGCTCTCGCTGGTGTGATGATTCTTGGACCGCGTATCGGTAAGTATGTCGGTGGCAAGGTTCACGCTATCCCGGCTCACAACATTCCGCTTGCAACAATCGGTGTGTTCATGCTCTGGTTCGGTTGGTGGGGATTCAACGCCGGTTCTGCTCTTAACGGCGACCCGAAGGCTACTAGCTGGATTCTCGTGACCACGAACCTCGCTGCTGTCGCAGGCATCATCACCGCAACGCTTACAAGCTGGATCGTTTCCAAGAAGCCGGACGCCACCATGGCCCTCAACGGATGCCTTGCTGGTCTCGTCGCTATCACCGCTGGTGCAGACGTCGTGTCCCCGCTTTCTTCCTGGATTATCGGTGCTATCGCTGGTGTGCTCGTTGTCGGTGCAGTCTTCATGTTCGATCGCTTGCACTTGGATGACCCGGTCGGTGCTCTCTCTGTCCACCTCGTCAACGGTGTCTGGGGTACGCTCGCTGTCGGTATCTTCGATATCACTGGTGACTACACGCTCGGTACTCAGGCTGTTGGCGTCCTCGCCTACGCTGTCCCGTGCTTCGCCGCCGCAAGCCTCATCTTCTTCGTCATCAAGAAGACCATGGGTCTCCGCGTGACTGAAAAGCAAGAAATGCGTGGCCTTGACCAAGCTGAACACGGTCAAGAAGCTTACAGCGGATTCCAAATCTTCAGCAACATGTAG